A section of the Paenibacillus odorifer genome encodes:
- a CDS encoding RNA polymerase sigma factor, translating to MKPGQLHQILQPKMLEIQKYLIRLGAPAADAEDIVQDTVYKALLYIDSIDENKFSAWLYKVAINRYYDLCRRRKRIVIPIDYVDVPDMELPEDHVLLKEKREDIERVLDDLLPLHKQLIIMKYELELSYQEIAELLGITTDTVKSALFRARKQFQKKYRGEAE from the coding sequence ATGAAGCCCGGGCAGCTACATCAGATACTTCAACCTAAAATGTTAGAAATTCAAAAATACCTGATTCGTCTCGGGGCACCTGCAGCCGACGCTGAAGATATCGTACAGGATACGGTGTATAAGGCTCTTTTGTATATTGATTCCATTGATGAGAACAAATTCAGTGCATGGTTATATAAAGTAGCGATCAACCGCTACTATGATCTGTGCCGCCGACGCAAGCGGATAGTCATTCCTATTGACTATGTAGATGTGCCGGATATGGAATTGCCAGAGGATCATGTGCTGTTAAAAGAGAAACGGGAAGACATCGAAAGAGTGTTGGATGACCTTCTACCGCTCCATAAACAACTCATTATTATGAAGTATGAGCTGGAGCTGTCCTATCAGGAGATAGCTGAGCTTCTGGGAATTACGACAGATACAGTGAAATCGGCATTGTTTCGTGCCCGCAAGCAATTTCAAAAAAAGTATAGAGGTGAAGCGGAATGA
- a CDS encoding anti sigma factor C-terminal domain-containing protein yields the protein MTAPWEQKDDQNLSKVIKKAKRKTMIRNTIISLVVTVIVLFGGMLGNAHLTSWLAMRGLDEERIMMKISSPNLQELRTELDLGFLSGKVELSTYKVVEGVPIVWDTKKLYFDMGSRFSLLNRGYSSINVPDPVMTQQNYEYYRGYNSQNAQREMMFYVPGVNYNEKVLNDLPALEQMEPGKLVEMAVSFDKGYTQVEVEKMLPAGLTQTWYWVDTYDNKKNLEFIRNDSSPNKYALPESARQVYGYGGEWEGLFKPKPEDFLQSLTYGLQMKGKHYGEFERISNYLKKDKAAPDASDVQLLGVVVTGTAKELQSLKGKPYVNTAVLGAIVDKY from the coding sequence ATGACAGCTCCATGGGAACAAAAGGATGATCAGAACCTTTCAAAAGTAATTAAGAAGGCAAAACGAAAAACAATGATTCGAAACACAATCATTTCTCTAGTGGTGACGGTTATAGTATTATTCGGCGGGATGCTGGGTAACGCCCATCTGACAAGCTGGTTGGCGATGCGTGGTTTGGATGAAGAGAGGATCATGATGAAGATTAGCAGTCCTAACCTTCAGGAGTTGAGAACTGAACTTGATTTAGGGTTTCTATCGGGTAAAGTTGAACTGAGCACTTACAAAGTTGTTGAGGGTGTGCCCATCGTATGGGATACTAAAAAACTGTATTTCGATATGGGCAGCCGGTTTTCTCTGCTTAATAGGGGATACTCTAGTATAAATGTTCCTGACCCGGTAATGACACAGCAAAATTATGAATACTACCGAGGATATAACAGTCAAAATGCTCAGCGGGAAATGATGTTTTATGTGCCTGGAGTGAATTATAACGAAAAAGTGCTGAATGACCTGCCTGCACTCGAACAAATGGAACCTGGTAAGCTCGTAGAAATGGCAGTTTCTTTTGATAAAGGCTACACTCAGGTAGAGGTAGAGAAGATGCTGCCGGCGGGTTTGACACAGACTTGGTATTGGGTAGATACGTATGACAATAAAAAGAACCTTGAGTTTATTAGGAATGACAGCAGCCCGAATAAATATGCCTTACCGGAATCTGCTAGACAAGTATATGGCTACGGTGGGGAATGGGAAGGGTTATTTAAGCCGAAACCAGAGGATTTTTTACAATCCTTAACCTATGGGCTTCAGATGAAGGGCAAGCATTACGGAGAGTTTGAGCGAATCTCGAATTACTTGAAAAAGGATAAAGCGGCGCCGGACGCCAGTGATGTACAGCTATTGGGAGTTGTCGTTACTGGAACTGCGAAAGAGCTGCAAAGCCTCAAAGGAAAACCCTATGTAAATACGGCAGTTCTCGGCGCGATTGTGGATAAATACTAG
- a CDS encoding winged helix-turn-helix transcriptional regulator produces MKTAKSTNNYIPKTPVTIECNVEKTLEVLGGKWAFLVLRELFDGTQRFGALQRKITNVSPRALTTTLRHLEEHGVLERHVFPTVPVTVEYSLTPKGEDLHQILKEMKLWSAKWT; encoded by the coding sequence TTGAAGACAGCTAAATCTACTAATAATTATATCCCCAAAACCCCTGTTACTATTGAATGTAATGTTGAAAAAACACTTGAAGTATTAGGTGGAAAATGGGCCTTTCTTGTCCTCAGAGAGCTATTCGACGGCACGCAGCGTTTTGGGGCACTGCAACGAAAAATCACTAATGTGTCTCCCCGCGCACTGACCACTACGTTGCGCCATCTGGAGGAGCATGGTGTGCTTGAACGTCACGTATTTCCAACTGTTCCTGTTACGGTAGAATATTCGCTTACTCCCAAAGGTGAGGATTTACATCAAATTTTGAAGGAAATGAAGCTGTGGTCCGCGAAATGGACTTAG
- a CDS encoding aldo/keto reductase family protein, with product MKYRRLGGTGLKVSEISLGSWLTYGGYVERDNAVNAIETAYDLGVNFFDTANVYEKGAAEKVLGETLRNYSRESYVLATKVYGEMGSGPNDRGLSRKHITEQCHASLKRLGVEYVDIMYCHRFDPETPIEETLRALDDLVRQGKVYYVGVSEWTAAQMTDALAVADRYLLDHIVVNQPIYNMFNRYIEKEIIPLGERRGIGQVVFSPLAQGLLTGKYNTDIPEDSRAAKLDRLKDSITEEKIEKVRQLSGIATELNISVGNLALAWILRQPNVASALVGASRPQQVEENVKASGIELSEEILKQIEEILE from the coding sequence ATGAAATATCGCAGATTAGGTGGAACCGGTTTAAAAGTCAGTGAGATTAGTTTGGGAAGCTGGCTGACATACGGAGGCTATGTGGAAAGAGATAATGCTGTTAATGCCATTGAAACCGCTTACGACTTAGGCGTGAATTTTTTTGATACTGCAAATGTTTATGAAAAAGGTGCTGCCGAGAAAGTACTAGGTGAGACTTTACGTAATTACTCTCGTGAGTCCTATGTATTAGCTACTAAAGTATACGGGGAAATGGGCTCGGGACCTAACGACCGTGGACTATCCCGCAAACATATCACGGAACAGTGTCATGCTAGCTTGAAACGTCTCGGAGTAGAATACGTGGATATTATGTATTGCCACCGTTTTGATCCGGAAACTCCAATTGAAGAAACCTTACGTGCGCTAGATGATCTGGTTCGGCAAGGCAAGGTATATTATGTCGGTGTTAGTGAGTGGACGGCGGCGCAAATGACCGATGCGTTAGCTGTAGCAGACCGCTATTTGCTAGATCATATTGTTGTTAATCAGCCGATTTATAATATGTTTAACCGTTATATTGAAAAAGAAATTATTCCGCTCGGTGAGCGCCGTGGGATTGGACAGGTGGTATTTTCTCCACTGGCTCAAGGGCTGTTAACTGGAAAGTATAACACGGACATCCCTGAGGATAGCCGTGCTGCTAAGCTGGATCGATTAAAAGATTCGATTACAGAAGAAAAGATTGAAAAAGTCCGCCAATTGAGTGGGATCGCCACGGAACTGAATATTTCTGTTGGGAATTTGGCTTTGGCTTGGATTTTGCGTCAACCTAATGTAGCTAGTGCACTGGTGGGTGCCAGCCGTCCGCAGCAGGTCGAAGAGAATGTTAAGGCTTCGGGTATTGAGCTTTCGGAAGAGATTTTAAAGCAGATTGAGGAGATTCTGGAGTAG
- a CDS encoding NAD-dependent epimerase/dehydratase family protein codes for MAKVVVTGGSGMLGRWVVRHFVEQGYKVVNVDTQKSADSLCPTMIADLNNLGEVYGVLAGADAVVHLAAIPAANIKTSEVTFQNNVVSTYNILEAAAGLGIRKAVIASSESSYGICFAVNPLGPKYVPMDEEHPQLPEDSYGLSKVVNEQTAEMFYRRKGIQVVSLRIGNVIDPSAYERFPSFIHDPAQRDRILWSYIDTRDVATACQLAIETDGLGAVALNICADETSMAVPSRELMAARYPEVTDFRQPLEGHESLLSNEKAKKLLNWQPKHVWRDYVNQ; via the coding sequence ATGGCGAAAGTAGTTGTTACAGGCGGCAGTGGGATGTTGGGCAGATGGGTGGTCCGGCATTTTGTAGAGCAAGGATATAAGGTTGTGAATGTAGATACGCAAAAATCCGCAGATTCTTTGTGCCCAACGATGATTGCTGATTTGAATAATTTGGGTGAAGTATATGGTGTACTTGCTGGCGCTGATGCAGTTGTACATTTGGCTGCGATCCCAGCTGCAAATATAAAGACGAGTGAGGTCACCTTTCAAAATAATGTAGTATCTACCTATAACATTTTGGAGGCTGCAGCGGGTCTCGGGATTCGAAAAGCAGTGATTGCTTCCAGTGAATCCTCTTACGGAATCTGTTTTGCGGTTAATCCTTTGGGGCCGAAGTATGTGCCTATGGATGAGGAGCATCCACAGTTGCCTGAAGACAGCTACGGTCTGTCTAAGGTTGTGAATGAGCAAACCGCTGAGATGTTCTATCGCAGAAAGGGTATACAGGTCGTTTCCCTAAGAATCGGAAATGTTATTGATCCATCGGCGTATGAACGTTTCCCTTCCTTCATTCATGATCCAGCGCAGCGCGATCGGATTCTATGGAGTTATATTGATACACGGGATGTAGCAACAGCTTGCCAATTGGCAATCGAAACGGATGGATTGGGCGCGGTTGCTCTTAATATATGTGCAGATGAGACCAGCATGGCTGTTCCTAGCAGAGAGCTAATGGCCGCACGTTATCCAGAGGTGACGGATTTCCGCCAGCCGCTGGAGGGTCACGAGTCGCTACTCAGTAATGAGAAGGCCAAAAAGCTGCTGAATTGGCAGCCGAAGCACGTATGGCGAGATTATGTTAACCAGTAA
- a CDS encoding SDR family oxidoreductase, whose product MKVLFIGGTGLISQAVSPLAVAQGIELYLFNRGQRDEFVPEGAKVIKGDIRNPAEAALVLRDYEFDVVVDWIAFTPEHVQADIDLFTGKTKQYIFISSASAYQKPQRNYVITEKTPLENPYWEYSRNKIACEQLLMEAYKANGFPVTIVRPSHTYGNTAIPAALTSGQHPWSLIDRIRRGLPLVIHGDGTSLWTLTHNSDFAKGFVGLLGHPEAIGEAIHITSDEVLNWNQIYAAIGQAAGVEPKVVHISTDFIAAFSTPGTADGLIGDQAVSSVFDNSKIKRFVPDFQATMPFSEGIKQSVAWFEAHPEQCTVDAEWSALLDKLIERHGIEAKPLSFYA is encoded by the coding sequence ATGAAGGTCTTATTTATTGGAGGTACGGGATTAATTAGTCAGGCTGTATCCCCGTTGGCTGTAGCTCAAGGAATCGAGCTGTATTTGTTCAACAGAGGACAGCGGGATGAATTCGTTCCAGAAGGTGCAAAAGTAATTAAAGGAGACATTCGTAATCCGGCAGAAGCCGCATTAGTATTACGAGATTACGAATTTGACGTAGTGGTAGACTGGATTGCTTTTACACCGGAACATGTGCAGGCAGACATTGACCTGTTCACTGGTAAAACGAAGCAGTACATTTTCATCAGCTCAGCCTCTGCTTATCAGAAGCCGCAGCGTAATTATGTAATTACAGAAAAGACACCGCTGGAGAATCCTTATTGGGAGTATTCGAGGAATAAAATTGCGTGTGAGCAGCTGTTGATGGAAGCTTACAAGGCGAACGGATTCCCGGTTACGATTGTTCGTCCTTCCCATACCTATGGAAATACAGCCATCCCTGCGGCACTTACGAGTGGCCAGCATCCTTGGTCACTGATCGATCGTATCCGCCGCGGCTTACCTTTAGTCATACATGGAGATGGAACCTCTTTGTGGACACTGACGCATAATTCGGATTTTGCCAAAGGTTTCGTTGGATTGCTTGGACATCCGGAAGCGATAGGTGAGGCCATTCATATAACTTCCGACGAGGTATTAAATTGGAATCAGATTTACGCGGCCATCGGACAAGCGGCAGGTGTGGAACCTAAAGTGGTGCATATCTCCACAGACTTTATCGCAGCCTTTTCCACTCCAGGGACAGCGGATGGCTTGATCGGTGATCAAGCGGTAAGCAGTGTTTTTGATAATAGCAAAATCAAACGTTTCGTGCCTGACTTTCAGGCTACTATGCCTTTCTCCGAAGGGATCAAGCAGTCGGTTGCTTGGTTCGAGGCTCATCCTGAGCAATGTACGGTCGATGCGGAATGGTCTGCGTTACTTGATAAGTTGATCGAGAGACATGGAATTGAGGCCAAACCTCTTTCATTCTACGCATAA